The Spodoptera frugiperda isolate SF20-4 chromosome 25, AGI-APGP_CSIRO_Sfru_2.0, whole genome shotgun sequence genome includes the window GGAAACCGGTGCGAAATTCATGCTCTCTGATTCAGAATAGCCCGTGTTTATAGACGAGGTGTAACAGTAGGGAAAAGCCAATATTATCTCATTTTCCTCCTGTACGACCCGTGTCACCGACACGTTGTACTCCCGCAGAAGCTGGGGCGGTATCATAACTGTGTTAGGTGAGAGCCACAGAGATTTCCTTTGACAAAAAGAGGGACAGAGAGTGCTCACTGCCTTCCTGAAGTTCTTACTATGCTTGGCTGGAATCGCATAcctgatgaaaaaaaaaaaagtgaaatgcACATAAAATTTAtcgaaaataattgtaaatgaaaaCAAAGACCAATACCATATCCTTGGATCCCCTTTATACAATAAATCCAGAGACGAGACAGCGTGGGGGTCCAAGTAGAAGCAGTTTGTTGAGAATGCCATCCCCAGGTTTAAGGTGGGGGCAGTTAAGCCGGACACAGGACCCAGAAAGCGGAGGATATTGTGTTTATTCTGGCTAATATTCTGGAACAAAAGCTCTTTCTTAGTATGAAACTTTTATTAAGCAtttcgctcacctagtaatatattggcacatctgcaaaaaatgcgaaattgactttataatggtttaagtaattaaaagtgaatattaatctatttatttaaatttatttaaatattcatcgagagatgtcgtaagtgtcattataccattattgtagtttcccccctcacgcacgtaaaacaacggtacattggtcagtaaactaaaaactaaacaagtcaggtaaactatgaaaacggtaaatgtgccaatatatttatcggttttcgaaaattttatgCAATATCATCAATGTCACCCCTTATCACAAGGGATAACTATTGAAATGCACCCTAGCTGACCCCATTACACATTGAATACATAATAATCGTTCATTGGATTAATAATTACCTTCAAGGTTAACGTGCGGCTGTTTCCTCGCGAGGGGTCGGAGCCTGTATCAATGGCGGCGGTGGCGACACATACGTGCTCGTTGCCCTGAACCACGTAGCGCCAGTACAACTCTTCTTTCTGATCGAGACTCAATGGGTTGTTCTCTCGAGTGATTCCATAACCATAAACGATACTGTACGTAGACTCGGCGAGCTGCAAATTGACCGATGTCTTTAGTGATTAGAGAGGATATTACTTATAATCAACGGAAAAAGACCAACAGTAAATTTAATCCAAATGTATCACAGCATGTACTCTATTATATTTCACAGGGAAAGTGAATTACCTATTCATTTATACAGTTATTACCTCTTTAAACCTAGAGTAGTTCATAATTGGGCCTCGCACGATGCAGTCTTCTGCCTCTTTGACAGCATTCATTTCCGGAGAATGTTCCTCAGGTTCTTCTTCAGTATCAGTCAATCCCATCAGACGTCTCTGTGCACGCAAGGGGTTCAGTGCCCGGTCCAACAGCCTTTGGATTTTCCGACTCCATGCCTTTTCGATCATACCAAAGATTACCTGTCCTTCagctataaaaaaacaaatcaacaagATTCAAgagatcaataaaattattcactgaacataaaacaataaccaCAGGAAATTTATACTAAAAGACAAATATCAGATACATAATTTGAATTATGCTAACAATTACATATAATCTCTTATACTTTACTGAACAGTGAACAACTTACTTGGCGAAAGTGAATCATAGTGTAGAAGGTACCTCGCGTAAACATATTTCAGTCTATTTTGAAACTTTAAACTCGTAGACAAGTTCATGTCGCGTGCAACTCGCCCCCAATATTTCTTACCAATTACGTGTTGTAGTCCACCGTGTCGTTGCACGCTGTGGTATAACTTAGGCAAATTAACTTCCATACCTCCAATCTGTAAAATACAACGTGATATTACTCCTACGAATAAAAAAACTACCTTAGGACTGGCTTTGGGGGAGGGGACGAGGTTAACGAAACAATTTTCGTTTCAACATGTTACGTtttgaaatacaaattatagtatatacatttattttaataataaaaacataaatatataaatataggtttctgtctctggtgCCATGACCATGCTCTCGACTATGAGGCCATgagaccatgctcccgctactagttggctttaatttaaatattattttattttgtatttaaaaatgtatttttagatataaatatatataatatggaaagtaataaaataattttaatacgtaACGTGTTTGCGCGTATGTAGTAGAGACCGTTAGGCACTGCCTTCAAATGGAAcatcttttaaattataaccATTAGACACTGGAGGCTTGCCTTCGAATGgagatacatattttaaattataacagtagCTAATGCTTACCGTTGGTGTGTTGCAAGGAGAACCATTTGTGCGCGATGCACAAAACTTCATACAAGCCAATTCTCGCATAGATGAACCCCATCGGTTCAATATACGAGATACATAAAGTCTCTGTATATCGAACCGAAGTCCATCACTGCTTTGGCTTGTCGGTCTCCAACCTGGAGGTGGAATTACTTTACAAATACCAATTTCGCACGCTTCGTCCCAAATCTTCATAAAATACGCCATAGGATTCTGAAATTCAAAATCGTACGGTTTTAGTTAAGTCCAGTTtaatctatattaatattaaataaagctGAAGGGTTTATATTTGTACACTAATCTACGGAAGTAACTGGTATGaattgaatcattattttgtgttttttagggttccgtagccaaatggcaaaaaacggaacccttatagattcgtcatgtctgtctgtccgtccgtcagtccgtccgtccttttgtcacagccatttatttccgaagcTGTTGGGCttatatagttgaaactttgtaggttgatgtattctggtaactgctatttgaatttcgaataaaaattaaaaaatccatACACATTAATTAACTGCAAAATAAAATGGAGCTAAtttatccgtgatgggtgtctatggatagggctttaaaaataacattaaggtttctaaaaccacttttcgccAAAATCAATCGTCTAAAAGTTAGACGTttcccctctaacttttaaaataagagagtgataactaaaaaaaaatacgtgttgtagatttcaatagaaacttacaacgaaaattggtatgaaccagatatcattattcgtttttaagaaataatacattttaaaaaaaccttttatataACGTCTTATACTTGCTACTACGGAACCCTTTatgggcgagtctgactcgcacttggccggttttacttttattgttataactagcgacccgccccaaattcgcatgggtgcaatggtgatatattatacctgtattatacataaaaaccttcctcatgagttactctatctattaaaaaaaccgcatcaaaatccgttgcgtagttttaaagatttaagcgttcatagggacatacaacatgacagaaaaagcgactttgttttatactatgtagtgaagcgTTGATCCCGCCAAGTTTATCAATAGGACCCGAGAAGCAAGTGAAATTTGAAAGCACGCactaatataaatttaaaaggtTGTGAATCTGTATATTTGTGTGTTTCTTATTCATGAAATtaggaacagggatagattatggaaCCACGGGAACGAGGGccaagctgctggcagaagctagtcagaatatgcaaaaaataataatagtagtaaTATTTAATCGTGAGGGTAAATAAGAGTAAGTAAATAAGTCTTTATCGATAAGTTACACTAACAAACTTAACTAGACATCTAGGAACAGATCGGATTATATTCATTACACAATACTCACTTGGAACTCTTCCTTTGTGGGTCTAAATACTGGACCTTCGTGCAATACGCCGCCTACAGCATGCGTCTGAGTAGTATCTGCGCTAGATTCGTTTAAGTCATCGTCACTAATCCGTTCATCACTTCCTCTGCCGTCGTAGTCGTCTTGTTCTAGCTGATCGTCAGAATTGGCTTCGATGTCGGCGTCATCACCCTCTCGGTATACGttgtttaacataataatatggcgATCAACAATCCGACTTTGAACGGCAGCTCGGGGCATTTCAACATTAGCTTGGGGTCGGGGTGCCTCAACGTTAGGGCGGGGTTGCTCAACAAGATGTGCAACTTCAGGGTTGTTTTCATAGTACACTTTAGATATTATACCTTGAAGTCTTTCAGATGTATTTCTTTTCTGTGCACTTATATATTTAGACAAATTACTGGGTGATCCGAAAGGTAGCCCACTGGGACCCGCTACTGGCTCCGTGATTGCCATTTGTACTCCAGTAGGCCCGCCCACTGGCTCTGTGGTTACTCTTTGTAGCCCACTAGGCCCAGCCACTGGTGCCGATATTACTTTTTGTGGTCCACTAGGTCCCGCTACTTGCTCCGTGGTTACCCTTTGTAACCCACTAGGTCGCGCTACTGGCTCCGTGGTAACCCTTTGTAACCCACTAGGTCCCGCTACTGGTTCCGTGGTTACCCTTTGTAAACCACTAGATGCGGCCACAGGCTCTAATATAGTATTTTGTAATCCACTAGGTCCAGCGACACGTTCTGCCGGAAGGATTTGTAACCGTTTCGATATTGGGTCTGGCAGAAATAGGGGCACACAAATCCTCTTTGGATAACTCGGTGCAGCAAATATCATATCTAAAACATAAACgaacacaaacaaattaaaaaaaaattacaaccgAATATTGCCCTGACTGTGTAAGTTCATAAAAGGGTAAAGGGTGATATAAATCTGGGGTGAAAATACAGAAACATTGCATTGCTCTAAAGTTTCTATAGTGATTATACCAACTACCAAAAgttaagtttaataaattagcatttttatttacCTGGAGTGAAAGGGTCACTAGTTTGGCCTCGCTTATTTGTCGATTTCTTATTGGTTTTGTTAATCTGGGCGCAGTATCTCGATAGTCTCTCATCGATCGAAAATTCTGATGATGGATTTATATTCGCTGTCACAAGTTGTCCTTTTAATGCTTGTAACTTTTTGGCGGTAACTGCGCGGACCTTACCGTTACTTAAACGCCGTTGGCGCAAAGTCATTGCATATgttttttgttcatttataTTCATGGTATTAATTCTGGTCGTTTTTCCTTTATTACTGGATTTTTTACTATTGGCGTTACCTCTAGCACGGGGTGCTTTGCCTTCATTACTGATTTTACCTTTAGTGCAGCTTTTTCCTTTAGTATTAGCTTTTCCTTTAGTGTTTGATTTTCCTTTAGTACTAGACTCCTTGTCCATAGTGCAAGGCTCTGTGACATTAATATCTTCGTTTAAGTTATGTTGTTCAATAGTCTGAGGTTCTTGGTCGCCGTTTTCAGATTGAAGGAAGTCTATTAATGTATCAACTACGTGGCTATCTGTGTAGCATTCATCATCATTGCAATCAAAATCTCCAGGACTAGACTTAATGCTTATAGAACTGTCCCCTAACAGTAGTCGCCTATCTGCTTTATTATATTCAATGCCTACTACTGTCTTGTCATCTCTTGTCTCTTCCACTACAAGTTCATGAGGCTTAGCGACAGATTTCGTTTTGTCACTGCACGGGTTTGTTTCACAGAGTCTTTTTAAAAGCACTATAGGTAGCGAGGGGGTATGAGAAcctaaaatacaattatttcagTTCAATTAATACGACAACCATTGggtatttatgaaaataaattatcgtGAGATTggaatatattatgatataaactaatataaaataatacctgTCGTTCTATTTTGCTGACCAGCTAcacctacaaaaagaaacaatagggatgatgacggggtaagaaaataaaataaatatgattccGTCAGATAGGTGATGAAAAAATACTAaaggaatcaaagtttaggtgtGGGAGGAAATACGTCGTTacgcgagagaagtaattgaacGATTTtagccccttaaaaaaaatccgtATCATCCACACTCTTATCACCTTtctatttgcaaataaataatataaaaaatggacGCAGGGATGGCACCGAAGGTCTGAAACTTCCCATACCCAGAGAGCATCTGCACCACACGAAACGGCAAGGAGCCGTGCTTTCTCCCGAGTCAGTCATCGAGGACTGGCCGAACCGCCTCAATGGTGATGAGGGCAGTGGTAGGGCGTTGAAGCTTGTCCCGCCATTTCGTCACTAAGACTTGAAGAAACTCCGACCTCGTTCCGCATTATTTAGCGAGCAAGTACTTTAGTCTCCAGGTCCCAGGCCCTCAGGGGATCCGGACAGTACACACACAAGCCGCTTCGTAAGAGATCGTGCCATAACCCCTAATCACTAACAGCCGTCAAATGACATAAAAGACATTTCACTACATATATTACATTAGTCgcatatacaaaaatattataattgttttaaaaattcgCCAGTCCTTGAAATACGCTAGTTACtggataaatattatttttattaagggcGATGCAGTATATTGCGTGCTGCAAATTCTCTGCTTAAgaggaattaaaattaaataatatttatccaGTTGTTAGTATAGTAGAGACTTCCACAAAGTAGCACCTGATTCTATTCAAATTAGTCcttgaaatttttaaattattatatgcaTGAAGTTGCATTTCCTGAAGTCGCTGTCTGCCATTATGAAGTATCTCCTAGTACCTACAAGTTTAGAACACTGACCTTCATGTGACTCGGGCAAGTTCGTTGGTGTCGTGTTATTTGGGGCAGCACTGCTCGCGTCTTGGGCGGCATCGCCACTGTCGTCCACGGCTGCCGCCTGACGCGAGGACGTTCTGAAATATTTCAACATAAATTAGATATGATTTTGGATATTAGCAACTACTCTGCTCAGCTCACTACATTACTCAAATTATATCTTGCAATGCATAactgtaaaaatgtatttgtatgaTAACATATcttgtacaataaaatatctgaATGTGGTAAACTTGGTAACAGTAATTACAATCCTGTCAGTCCCCTTGCTCTTCAAAGTTGCATAATACCTAGCCATAGTAGACTGGGTCTGTTGGAATGTTTTAACAAATTGTGGGCCTTCATGAGCatctgaatatatttttttttattcaggcTTTAGTAATTAGTTTAGCACGCATTAACATTTCTCTGTCAatgtaaatatacaaacaatgCATCAAAATTCTAAGTATACATAGGGACAGACAGCGGAAAGCGACTTTGTATGATACAATGTAGTGATATTGAATGGTTCGCTTGAGCCAAAACTAACGCAACAGAGCCTTCGCAAAAGTACCGCATAGCTGACAAAGTTGGCTTTTTAAGCTAAATCTATTGCGCTATACCATATTTACTGATTTGGTTAGCATCTTGCACCACGCAGTAATCctacaattaaacaaaaaattaatagaagttaaattttaattaataactacGAACAAAAAGTAATATATACTGCTTTTACTTCTATGTCCTCGCTGTTTGTTGGACCACGTTTCAATCAGCTAACTAGTTGTAAGTACTTTTTTCAATCAACGTTCAGCCTAAATCCTatgatctgggggcacggcaatGCCCCCGCCAAATCGAGCAAAAAATAACGGCGCGGCGGACTTAAGTAgcgactaaataaaataaccgacttgctAATACATGGATGTCACAACTTTTTACGGCAGAcaaactgatgaggtgcgaggcttggatatttttacatttgatggtataaaaataatcctAAGTTAAATGTAAGCCCTTCAATTAACACGCTAGTCATTTAATCAGATAACAGGTTCAACAATGTGACTgcgacataataataatatgtacctatttatgtgtCAGAATACTAAAACTTGAAATATATTAACTTGCGAAATTCGAAAATTATTAACTTGCGTAGGAAACTCAACCGAgagataaattgtttttttttttttttatggaataggaggcaaacgagcaaacgagacacctgatggtaagcgatcagcgccgcccatggacacccgcaacaccagaggagtcacaggtgcgttgccggcctttgttttttaaaaaggagtatgctcttttcttgaaggtttgaaggtaaTTGTATTATTCTACGCCCACATTTTCGTTTCTCTTTAGTTTTCCAATtcaatttgtaaattaataaacttctACTAGCAATAAGTACTAatacaactaaaaatcacagtaaCTAATGCGTaggatttaatattatttaaacaatataatttttaagttattacAATCCCTAAAATCAAACCCCAATACTGATTTAATATCCCGAAAAGCACTGAAATATTTGTTGgagatgtaaataaaaaaatgatatatCCATTGGTGATGAGGTGGCACGCCCCGCCCACGCTTCTAAATCAATATGGCTAGACGGGAGGGTTTGTACCTAGATATGGTACCGATCAAAGAGAGGGGGATCAAATGAAACCTCACCTCTACATCTGAACAGCTAGAATCACAGATGGGAAGTACGCGGTAGACACGGGTAGGAGGGGCAAGGGGGACTCCCTGTCTGACCCTCTTCGGGAGACATGGAATGCTAAGTTATTGATTTTGAACGCCCacatataatatttgtgtattataaataaactagcggacccgacaaacgtcctgtctacacgtctttaatttgaacaactactaatgaattaaaaattaattaaacttaaaaaaaaaaaaaaaaaaaaaaaaaaaaaacattgtccagcggacaaaattgtgaatctaaaccattctcagatccccttgaacacacacaaaaaatttcatcaaaatcggtccagtcgtttaagagaagttcagtgacatacacacttacagaagaattatatatataaagataagagCGTATTTGCAGATAATATTTTGTGTACAGGTAAAAACTCTAAGATTCGTTCAGCACACCGACACGACTGTCGCTGTGCGAAATGCTCCATACTAACTTGCACCCTCCATGTCAGGGAAGCAGGGAATTAGGAattagtagttttaattttatttagaacgtaaaataagtagataaatgtaatattgatatgacaACAATTTacgtaataacttaagacataAGGTCCATTAAGTAGAGACTAAATATAActgacttggtattacatggatctcacaactttttacggtaggaAAACTTATTTCGTACATTTTGAGTGTATCAAACATATCTAACAtggtttttaaaattgtttttttagcgttccgtagccaaatggcaaaaaacggaacccttatagattcgtcatgtctgtctggctgtccgtccgtatgtgacagccatttatttccgaaactgttgggcctacatagtttaaactttgtaggatggtgtattctggtaaccgatattcgaattttgaataaacaataataaagtttaaaactaaACGACACTCCATACATGGCACTGATACATTtctttttcagctaacctatccgtgatccGTGTCTATGGATAAAAATACACTGAGGaaaccatttttcgttaaaattaattgtttggaagatagacgcttccaaagtggaaaaatgccATTTACTTGCtgcccttcatgggcgagtccgactcgcacttggccggttttttttttcagaaaacataataatgtatatgttatttatgtattgtccTATAGATATATGAATGTCGTCTCTGATGTACTTtccattattgaaatatttttattataagtcgTGTAATTTATTCATGTAACcaaaaatttttcaaataatataaactatCCTTCTTAGAATTTTTGTAACGAGTTACGAGATAATGTAggatttcaaaaaataatgaaaaaacatCCAACTTGCACATGATAGTAACGACCTTTGGTTCTCCAGACTCCAGTTACGTTCCAAAACACCTCAGATGCACTTATCACTGTAGGCGGCGGGCGCGCCCCGATCACCCCGATGGGCGATGGGAAAAGTAAGGTGACGGTCAGGGTCACCAGTGACTGCCACGGCccgaaagaaaaaacattttgatGGCAATGAACGTATTAAGCGAATgctaaatacaaataattatctcattttgttaaaaaataaataaaaacatcactCGTTCGCGAGACTTGATgctttgattttataataatgaataaaaactattttgatCACGTACTAGAACATGAAAATTCGGTACATGTTTTACAcgaacaataattaatttaaaaacactgCTTATTATCGTAAAAATGTAGCAAGATCTCTTTTTTCcaatttagtatgttttttatttcagttgtttaatttaaaagtttcaatATGTTAGtgacgtttattttttatttcacgtgTAAATGAGTtg containing:
- the LOC118263742 gene encoding protein Jumonji isoform X4; translation: MLKMCSDDSLADFIDGLELSFVDDELAGRTSSRQAAAVDDSGDAAQDASSAAPNNTTPTNLPESHEGVAGQQNRTTGSHTPSLPIVLLKRLCETNPCSDKTKSVAKPHELVVEETRDDKTVVGIEYNKADRRLLLGDSSISIKSSPGDFDCNDDECYTDSHVVDTLIDFLQSENGDQEPQTIEQHNLNEDINVTEPCTMDKESSTKGKSNTKGKANTKGKSCTKGKISNEGKAPRARGNANSKKSSNKGKTTRINTMNINEQKTYAMTLRQRRLSNGKVRAVTAKKLQALKGQLVTANINPSSEFSIDERLSRYCAQINKTNKKSTNKRGQTSDPFTPDMIFAAPSYPKRICVPLFLPDPISKRLQILPAERVAGPSGLQNTILEPVAASSGLQRVTTEPVAGPSGLQRVTTEPVARPSGLQRVTTEQVAGPSGPQKVISAPVAGPSGLQRVTTEPVGGPTGVQMAITEPVAGPSGLPFGSPSNLSKYISAQKRNTSERLQGIISKVYYENNPEVAHLVEQPRPNVEAPRPQANVEMPRAAVQSRIVDRHIIMLNNVYREGDDADIEANSDDQLEQDDYDGRGSDERISDDDLNESSADTTQTHAVGGVLHEGPVFRPTKEEFQNPMAYFMKIWDEACEIGICKVIPPPGWRPTSQSSDGLRFDIQRLYVSRILNRWGSSMRELACMKFCASRTNGSPCNTPTIGGMEVNLPKLYHSVQRHGGLQHVIGKKYWGRVARDMNLSTSLKFQNRLKYVYARYLLHYDSLSPTEGQVIFGMIEKAWSRKIQRLLDRALNPLRAQRRLMGLTDTEEEPEEHSPEMNAVKEAEDCIVRGPIMNYSRFKELAESTYSIVYGYGITRENNPLSLDQKEELYWRYVVQGNEHVCVATAAIDTGSDPSRGNSRTLTLKNISQNKHNILRFLGPVSGLTAPTLNLGMAFSTNCFYLDPHAVSSLDLLYKGDPRIWYAIPAKHSKNFRKAVSTLCPSFCQRKSLWLSPNTVMIPPQLLREYNVSVTRVVQEENEIILAFPYCYTSSINTGYSESESMNFAPVSWLHSAYEVFKEARENGECTTFSLEELLVRIGKASDVDRTTLMVAQPIFDKILRNELTNRLILQERGMKMVHRPEVHQPKNTGRRRRRNRTFIQEECEYCRATLFFSKVVGLVRNSYLCLEHARRSQRPSDLEPEDYGD
- the LOC118263742 gene encoding protein Jumonji isoform X2 codes for the protein MLKMCSDDSLADFIDGLELSFVDDELAGRTSSRQAAAVDDSGDAAQDASSAAPNNTTPTNLPESHEGSHTPSLPIVLLKRLCETNPCSDKTKSVAKPHELVVEETRDDKTVVGIEYNKADRRLLLGDSSISIKSSPGDFDCNDDECYTDSHVVDTLIDFLQSENGDQEPQTIEQHNLNEDINVTEPCTMDKESSTKGKSNTKGKANTKGKSCTKGKISNEGKAPRARGNANSKKSSNKGKTTRINTMNINEQKTYAMTLRQRRLSNGKVRAVTAKKLQALKGQLVTANINPSSEFSIDERLSRYCAQINKTNKKSTNKRGQTSDPFTPDMIFAAPSYPKRICVPLFLPDPISKRLQILPAERVAGPSGLQNTILEPVAASSGLQRVTTEPVAGPSGLQRVTTEPVARPSGLQRVTTEQVAGPSGPQKVISAPVAGPSGLQRVTTEPVGGPTGVQMAITEPVAGPSGLPFGSPSNLSKYISAQKRNTSERLQGIISKVYYENNPEVAHLVEQPRPNVEAPRPQANVEMPRAAVQSRIVDRHIIMLNNVYREGDDADIEANSDDQLEQDDYDGRGSDERISDDDLNESSADTTQTHAVGGVLHEGPVFRPTKEEFQNPMAYFMKIWDEACEIGICKVIPPPGWRPTSQSSDGLRFDIQRLYVSRILNRWGSSMRELACMKFCASRTNGSPCNTPTIGGMEVNLPKLYHSVQRHGGLQHVIGKKYWGRVARDMNLSTSLKFQNRLKYVYARYLLHYDSLSPTEGQVIFGMIEKAWSRKIQRLLDRALNPLRAQRRLMGLTDTEEEPEEHSPEMNAVKEAEDCIVRGPIMNYSRFKELAESTYSIVYGYGITRENNPLSLDQKEELYWRYVVQGNEHVCVATAAIDTGSDPSRGNSRTLTLKNISQNKHNILRFLGPVSGLTAPTLNLGMAFSTNCFYLDPHAVSSLDLLYKGDPRIWYAIPAKHSKNFRKAVSTLCPSFCQRKSLWLSPNTVMIPPQLLREYNVSVTRVVQEENEIILAFPYCYTSSINTGYSESESMNFAPVSWLHSAYEVFKEARENGECTTFSLEELLVRIGKASDVDRTTLMVAQPIFDKILRNELTNRLILQERGMKMVHRPEVHQPKNTGRRRRRNRTFIQEECEYCRATLFFSKVVGLVRNSYLCLEHALKLLTVKKMPITEDMQIVTKVTIEELNNINDDMKRRIENGEELEPEGDNNN
- the LOC118263742 gene encoding protein Jumonji isoform X1 produces the protein MLKMCSDDSLADFIDGLELSFVDDELAGRTSSRQAAAVDDSGDAAQDASSAAPNNTTPTNLPESHEGVAGQQNRTTGSHTPSLPIVLLKRLCETNPCSDKTKSVAKPHELVVEETRDDKTVVGIEYNKADRRLLLGDSSISIKSSPGDFDCNDDECYTDSHVVDTLIDFLQSENGDQEPQTIEQHNLNEDINVTEPCTMDKESSTKGKSNTKGKANTKGKSCTKGKISNEGKAPRARGNANSKKSSNKGKTTRINTMNINEQKTYAMTLRQRRLSNGKVRAVTAKKLQALKGQLVTANINPSSEFSIDERLSRYCAQINKTNKKSTNKRGQTSDPFTPDMIFAAPSYPKRICVPLFLPDPISKRLQILPAERVAGPSGLQNTILEPVAASSGLQRVTTEPVAGPSGLQRVTTEPVARPSGLQRVTTEQVAGPSGPQKVISAPVAGPSGLQRVTTEPVGGPTGVQMAITEPVAGPSGLPFGSPSNLSKYISAQKRNTSERLQGIISKVYYENNPEVAHLVEQPRPNVEAPRPQANVEMPRAAVQSRIVDRHIIMLNNVYREGDDADIEANSDDQLEQDDYDGRGSDERISDDDLNESSADTTQTHAVGGVLHEGPVFRPTKEEFQNPMAYFMKIWDEACEIGICKVIPPPGWRPTSQSSDGLRFDIQRLYVSRILNRWGSSMRELACMKFCASRTNGSPCNTPTIGGMEVNLPKLYHSVQRHGGLQHVIGKKYWGRVARDMNLSTSLKFQNRLKYVYARYLLHYDSLSPTEGQVIFGMIEKAWSRKIQRLLDRALNPLRAQRRLMGLTDTEEEPEEHSPEMNAVKEAEDCIVRGPIMNYSRFKELAESTYSIVYGYGITRENNPLSLDQKEELYWRYVVQGNEHVCVATAAIDTGSDPSRGNSRTLTLKNISQNKHNILRFLGPVSGLTAPTLNLGMAFSTNCFYLDPHAVSSLDLLYKGDPRIWYAIPAKHSKNFRKAVSTLCPSFCQRKSLWLSPNTVMIPPQLLREYNVSVTRVVQEENEIILAFPYCYTSSINTGYSESESMNFAPVSWLHSAYEVFKEARENGECTTFSLEELLVRIGKASDVDRTTLMVAQPIFDKILRNELTNRLILQERGMKMVHRPEVHQPKNTGRRRRRNRTFIQEECEYCRATLFFSKVVGLVRNSYLCLEHALKLLTVKKMPITEDMQIVTKVTIEELNNINDDMKRRIENGEELEPEGDNNN
- the LOC118263742 gene encoding protein Jumonji isoform X3, whose translation is METSSRQAAAVDDSGDAAQDASSAAPNNTTPTNLPESHEGVAGQQNRTTGSHTPSLPIVLLKRLCETNPCSDKTKSVAKPHELVVEETRDDKTVVGIEYNKADRRLLLGDSSISIKSSPGDFDCNDDECYTDSHVVDTLIDFLQSENGDQEPQTIEQHNLNEDINVTEPCTMDKESSTKGKSNTKGKANTKGKSCTKGKISNEGKAPRARGNANSKKSSNKGKTTRINTMNINEQKTYAMTLRQRRLSNGKVRAVTAKKLQALKGQLVTANINPSSEFSIDERLSRYCAQINKTNKKSTNKRGQTSDPFTPDMIFAAPSYPKRICVPLFLPDPISKRLQILPAERVAGPSGLQNTILEPVAASSGLQRVTTEPVAGPSGLQRVTTEPVARPSGLQRVTTEQVAGPSGPQKVISAPVAGPSGLQRVTTEPVGGPTGVQMAITEPVAGPSGLPFGSPSNLSKYISAQKRNTSERLQGIISKVYYENNPEVAHLVEQPRPNVEAPRPQANVEMPRAAVQSRIVDRHIIMLNNVYREGDDADIEANSDDQLEQDDYDGRGSDERISDDDLNESSADTTQTHAVGGVLHEGPVFRPTKEEFQNPMAYFMKIWDEACEIGICKVIPPPGWRPTSQSSDGLRFDIQRLYVSRILNRWGSSMRELACMKFCASRTNGSPCNTPTIGGMEVNLPKLYHSVQRHGGLQHVIGKKYWGRVARDMNLSTSLKFQNRLKYVYARYLLHYDSLSPTEGQVIFGMIEKAWSRKIQRLLDRALNPLRAQRRLMGLTDTEEEPEEHSPEMNAVKEAEDCIVRGPIMNYSRFKELAESTYSIVYGYGITRENNPLSLDQKEELYWRYVVQGNEHVCVATAAIDTGSDPSRGNSRTLTLKNISQNKHNILRFLGPVSGLTAPTLNLGMAFSTNCFYLDPHAVSSLDLLYKGDPRIWYAIPAKHSKNFRKAVSTLCPSFCQRKSLWLSPNTVMIPPQLLREYNVSVTRVVQEENEIILAFPYCYTSSINTGYSESESMNFAPVSWLHSAYEVFKEARENGECTTFSLEELLVRIGKASDVDRTTLMVAQPIFDKILRNELTNRLILQERGMKMVHRPEVHQPKNTGRRRRRNRTFIQEECEYCRATLFFSKVVGLVRNSYLCLEHALKLLTVKKMPITEDMQIVTKVTIEELNNINDDMKRRIENGEELEPEGDNNN